A single window of Onychostoma macrolepis isolate SWU-2019 chromosome 16, ASM1243209v1, whole genome shotgun sequence DNA harbors:
- the LOC131522508 gene encoding uncharacterized protein LOC131522508 has protein sequence MSLTISKGEGLTVITIASNPKSKWPVLCQVLSFLCCSPVYSVSQNMKRKLTNIHTALGTMQIIVGVINIVIGILVRSSGIWNNITELGVAFWIGGVTLVIGIMTILATKFPSPFLLVIAVILNVVSAALAITAVVLYSVDLANGNGLYCDTSYYTSYGSAATPSPEQMRNTEICMQYKYLNKMIFGGLDIMMIVLSVLQLCVTISFCVLTGKALCKKDEDVKSVEDPELHKPLLEDDTAGAAC, from the exons ATGTCTCTGACAATTTCTAAAGGTGAGGGTTTGACGGTCATCACCATCGCCTCAAACCCAAAGAGCAAATGGCCCGTTCTGTGTCAGGTTTTGAGTTTTCTGTGCTGCAGTCCAGTGTATTCTGTGTCTCAGAATATGAAAAGGAAGCTGACGAACATCCACACAGCTCTTGGG ACTATGCAGATAATAGTTGGAGTCATCAATATTGTGATTGGGATTTTGGTTCGAAGCTCTGGGATATGGAACAACATTACAGAACTTGGGGTTGCTTTCTGGATCGGTGGTGTG acCCTTGTAATTGGAATCATGACTATTCTTGCAACTAAGTTTCCCAGCCCTTTTCTG CTGGTCATCGCAGTGATTCTGAATGTAGTCAGTGCTGCACTGGCTATCACAGCTGTTGTGCTGTATTCAGTGGACCTGGCAAATGGAAATGGTCTATATTGTGACACCAGTTATTACACGTCTTACGGCTCTGCTGCAACACCTTCCCCTGAACAGATGAGGAACACTGAGATCTGTATGCAGTACAAGTATCTCAATAAG ATGATCTTCGGAGGACTAGATATCATGATGATAGTGCTGTCGGTCCTTCAGCTCTGTGTGACCATCAGTTTCTGTGTTTTGACTGGGAAAGCTTTGTGCAAGAAGGATGAAGATGTAAAG TCGGTGGAGGATCCAGAACTTCACAAGCCGCTCCTGGAAGACGACACTGCTGGTGCTGCATGTTAG